A genome region from Pseudomonas pergaminensis includes the following:
- a CDS encoding ABC transporter substrate-binding protein: protein MLKHAVIPLIVSAGLMAAAPFAQAATNLVFCSEGSPAGFDPGQYTTGTDFDASAETMFNRLTQFERGGTAVIPGLATSWDVSPDGLTYTFHLRDGVKFHTTSYFKPTRTFNADDVLFTFNRMINKDDPFRKAYPTEFPYFTDMGMDTNIKNIEKVDEHTVKFTLGTVDAAFIQNLAMSFASIQSAEYAAQLLKEGKAADINQKPVGTGPFVFKSYQKDSNIRYTGNKDYWKPEDVKIDNLIFAITTDPSVRIQKLKKNECQITLFPRPADLKALEADKDLKLPNQAGFNLGYIAYNVMDKVKGSDQPNPLADLRVRQALDMSVNKQQIIDSVYQGAGQLAVNAMPPTQWSYDTTIKDAKYDPEKAKSLLKEAGVKEGTEIVLWAMPVQRPYNPNAKLMAEMLQNDWKKIGLNVKITSYEWGEYIKRSKGGENQAMIIGWSGDNGDPDNWLNVLFGCDSLSGNNFSKWCDKKFDGIVKEAKATSDVAKRTELYKQAQHILKDAVPMTPIAHSTVYQPMRNTVQDFKISPFGLNSFYGVSVSGK, encoded by the coding sequence ATGCTTAAACACGCAGTCATTCCGTTAATTGTTAGCGCTGGCCTTATGGCCGCAGCTCCTTTCGCCCAAGCGGCGACTAACCTGGTGTTCTGCTCCGAAGGGAGCCCGGCCGGTTTCGACCCAGGCCAGTACACCACCGGAACAGACTTCGATGCCTCGGCCGAAACCATGTTCAACCGCCTGACCCAGTTCGAACGCGGCGGCACCGCTGTGATTCCTGGGTTGGCCACCAGCTGGGACGTGTCCCCGGATGGCTTGACCTACACCTTCCACCTGCGTGATGGCGTCAAGTTCCACACCACCTCGTACTTCAAGCCGACCCGTACCTTCAATGCCGATGACGTGCTGTTCACGTTCAACCGCATGATCAACAAGGACGATCCGTTCCGCAAAGCCTACCCCACCGAGTTCCCGTACTTCACGGACATGGGGATGGACACCAACATCAAGAACATCGAGAAGGTCGATGAACACACCGTCAAGTTCACCCTTGGCACCGTGGACGCCGCCTTCATCCAGAACCTGGCAATGAGCTTCGCTTCGATCCAGTCGGCTGAATACGCCGCCCAACTGTTGAAAGAAGGCAAGGCTGCGGACATCAACCAGAAGCCGGTCGGCACTGGCCCGTTCGTGTTCAAGAGCTACCAGAAAGACTCGAACATCCGTTACACCGGCAACAAGGACTACTGGAAACCTGAAGACGTGAAGATCGACAACCTGATCTTCGCCATCACCACCGACCCGTCGGTGCGTATCCAGAAGCTGAAGAAAAACGAATGCCAGATCACCCTGTTCCCACGTCCGGCCGACCTCAAGGCGCTGGAAGCGGACAAGGACCTGAAACTGCCGAACCAGGCCGGTTTCAACCTGGGCTATATCGCCTACAACGTCATGGACAAGGTCAAGGGCAGCGACCAGCCAAACCCATTGGCTGACCTGCGCGTACGCCAGGCGCTGGACATGTCGGTGAACAAGCAGCAGATCATCGATTCCGTGTACCAGGGCGCCGGCCAACTGGCCGTCAACGCCATGCCGCCGACCCAATGGTCGTATGACACCACCATCAAGGACGCCAAGTACGACCCTGAGAAAGCCAAGTCGCTGCTCAAGGAAGCCGGCGTCAAGGAAGGTACTGAAATCGTTCTGTGGGCCATGCCGGTTCAGCGTCCGTACAACCCGAACGCCAAGCTGATGGCAGAAATGCTGCAAAACGACTGGAAGAAGATCGGCCTCAACGTGAAGATCACCAGCTACGAGTGGGGCGAGTACATCAAGCGCTCCAAAGGTGGCGAGAACCAAGCCATGATCATTGGCTGGAGCGGTGACAATGGTGACCCGGACAACTGGCTGAACGTGCTGTTCGGCTGCGACTCGCTGTCCGGTAACAACTTCTCGAAATGGTGCGACAAGAAATTCGACGGCATCGTGAAAGAAGCCAAGGCTACGTCGGACGTCGCCAAACGCACCGAGCTGTACAAGCAGGCGCAACATATCCTCAAAGATGCAGTCCCGATGACACCTATCGCGCACTCGACGGTGTATCAACCCATGCGCAACACCGTGCAGGACTTCAAGATCAGCCCGTTTGGCTTGAACTCTTTCTACGGCGTGAGCGTAAGCGGCAAGTAA
- a CDS encoding ABC transporter substrate-binding protein has protein sequence MERIALKPLILAAGLLAFMPLAQAASTLVYCSEASPAGFDPSQYTSGTDFDASAETVFNRLTQFKRGGTEVEPGLATRWDISKDGLTYTFHLRDGVKFHTTDFFTPTRDFNADDVLFTFNRLLDAQSPFRKAYPSESPYFTDMGLNTTIKSVDKLDEHTVRFNLNNVDASFVQNLAMSFASVQSAEYAAQLLKQGKAEEINQKPVGTGPFVFKRYQKDSQIRYVANKQYWKPEDVKLDNLVFAITPDAASRLQKLKAGECQVSGYPRPADIEVMKQDPNLRVLQQAGFNLGFLAYNVTHPPLDQLKVRQALDMAIDKPAIIKAVYQSAGQLAQNALPPAQWSYDPSIKDAPHDPVKAKALLKEAGVAPGTTINLWAMTVQRASNPNARMSAQMIQQDWEKIGIKANIVSYEWGEYIKRAKNGEHDAMIYGWTGDNGDPDNWLGVLYSCAAVKGSNYAKWCNPAYDKLVQQAKVSNDREQRIKWYQQAQKILKEQVPITPIANSTVFQPLRKEVQDFKISPFGLTPFYGVSLDK, from the coding sequence ATGGAAAGAATTGCCTTAAAACCGCTCATCCTCGCCGCAGGCCTGCTGGCCTTCATGCCGCTGGCCCAGGCCGCCAGCACCCTGGTTTACTGCTCCGAAGCCAGCCCCGCCGGTTTCGACCCCAGCCAGTACACCAGCGGCACCGATTTTGATGCCTCTGCCGAAACCGTGTTCAACCGCCTCACCCAGTTCAAGCGCGGCGGTACCGAAGTCGAACCGGGTCTGGCGACCCGTTGGGACATCTCCAAAGACGGCCTGACCTACACCTTCCACCTGCGCGATGGCGTCAAATTTCACACCACCGATTTCTTCACCCCTACCCGCGACTTCAACGCGGATGATGTGCTGTTTACCTTCAATCGCCTGCTGGATGCGCAAAGCCCATTCCGCAAGGCCTACCCCTCCGAGTCGCCGTACTTCACCGACATGGGCTTGAACACCACGATCAAGAGCGTCGACAAACTCGACGAACACACCGTGCGCTTCAACCTGAATAACGTCGATGCGTCGTTTGTGCAGAACCTGGCCATGAGCTTCGCCTCGGTGCAATCCGCCGAGTACGCCGCGCAACTGCTCAAGCAAGGCAAGGCCGAAGAGATCAACCAGAAACCGGTCGGCACCGGGCCGTTCGTGTTCAAGCGTTACCAGAAGGACTCGCAGATCCGCTACGTGGCCAACAAACAGTATTGGAAGCCCGAGGATGTGAAACTCGACAACCTGGTGTTCGCCATTACCCCGGACGCCGCGTCGCGCCTGCAAAAGCTCAAGGCCGGGGAATGCCAGGTCAGCGGTTACCCGCGCCCTGCGGATATAGAAGTGATGAAGCAGGACCCGAACTTGCGCGTGCTGCAGCAAGCCGGTTTCAACCTGGGGTTTCTGGCCTACAACGTGACACACCCGCCGCTGGACCAACTCAAGGTGCGCCAGGCCTTGGACATGGCCATCGATAAGCCGGCAATTATCAAGGCCGTGTACCAGAGCGCCGGGCAATTGGCGCAGAACGCGCTGCCACCTGCGCAGTGGTCTTATGACCCCAGCATCAAGGACGCACCTCACGATCCAGTGAAGGCCAAGGCGCTACTAAAAGAAGCAGGGGTTGCACCAGGCACCACCATCAACCTGTGGGCAATGACCGTGCAACGCGCCTCCAACCCCAACGCGCGCATGTCCGCACAAATGATCCAGCAGGATTGGGAAAAGATTGGCATCAAGGCCAATATCGTCAGCTATGAGTGGGGCGAATACATCAAGCGGGCCAAAAACGGTGAGCACGACGCCATGATTTATGGTTGGACCGGTGACAATGGCGACCCGGATAACTGGCTGGGCGTGCTCTACAGTTGTGCCGCGGTCAAGGGCAGCAACTACGCCAAATGGTGTAACCCGGCCTACGACAAGCTGGTGCAGCAAGCCAAGGTCAGTAATGACCGCGAGCAGCGCATCAAGTGGTATCAACAGGCTCAGAAAATCCTTAAGGAACAAGTACCTATAACGCCTATTGCGAACTCGACGGTTTTCCAACCGCTGCGCAAGGAAGTGCAGGACTTCAAGATCAGCCCCTTTGGCCTGACGCCGTTCTATGGTGTGAGTCTAGATAAGTAA
- a CDS encoding dermonecrotic toxin domain-containing protein — protein MITTSLPPVLTSAPETTNASTTPASNATPANAEHEARQKSPKRRNHHETLIPGLPYNPGIEKYIAKSTAGFKTPSQNTAEIIQVELKKRWGKDLDPDKTFIVTLNYDPKKPKPTNGKVLNKISLTQAALHNVQRANHNDEHQTPAEKKRSTLHTWLDRLAPVLPVPAIVDQIDTVAHQPTTYEGIFVGAQPGQREVYNTTNLLPHQPAAFRNIVWNTEFSKPYTQFLNEFWPAHQHKYEQMSKASLVASALGQFENDSLNARDTDLVMRAAGLPSNTTWKNLKLDDLGPAATKDPDVQVGLLSINSFKSVSLLTITDKKTSFDTNGKPINRTLLYIPGNSSPIHGFDSPSQMKTWLAEQAADPVKREALSMHFSQRDQADRFFSEGVNQTLVGIGGWSKKDAPDASVLERLNEFDPEQFIKVEPLAGDPFIEMTQRQKKRSYDDAETEITTDGDVTKATILEVLETTTKIALMMTPLAAVMPEVAVGLEVFYLTAGAAEAGIGADDLKHGKPGGADHIVFGVLNAAPVIAGGASKLIKAEQGATHLVGDSIEASVKEPVVPDVETPEKPIVVEPPVNRLRPIQAANISQHAVPNGEQLIEGATRNSKGIYQVKAADGTDQWLIRYTDATGVPKVYEIKGDFKLSNDYVQIIDRSTRKPVMTVHSTLDGEWAREIGPGGARKWPWQRTPSPTPSNELKIPPKFSDQFVTVEGSKIQGAEPFDKYFNFDTKTDYVLSTTNYEEQGAIKQSLNVSWTQEEENFAVLAGEKATPYEGGSDYYDGFVKDSNRSNYSIRTTTPTGSTEHTLSSTGRSSAEEIQADKIKQFEQLIPDPELRARISEVAHQGSMGPAMEPFFAHKTASGEFENRLLTDNVVISNRDHVHFHIDYDPSKNVTHVTASGNYRLMHTEEGALDNINVQARRTFTIHHTPSAGSRYTIDKNAPTHFEISVKTP, from the coding sequence ATGATCACGACGTCTTTACCCCCTGTTCTTACATCCGCACCCGAAACAACGAACGCCTCGACAACCCCAGCCTCAAACGCAACGCCCGCTAATGCCGAACATGAGGCCCGCCAAAAAAGCCCCAAGCGTCGCAATCATCACGAAACGCTTATTCCGGGTCTGCCCTATAACCCTGGGATAGAGAAGTACATCGCCAAATCGACTGCTGGGTTCAAGACGCCCAGCCAGAACACGGCAGAGATTATTCAAGTAGAGTTAAAGAAGCGTTGGGGGAAGGATTTAGATCCCGATAAAACGTTTATCGTCACGTTGAACTACGACCCCAAGAAGCCAAAGCCTACGAATGGCAAAGTCTTAAACAAAATATCCCTGACCCAAGCCGCACTGCATAACGTACAGCGCGCCAATCACAACGACGAACACCAGACCCCAGCCGAAAAAAAACGATCAACCCTGCACACCTGGCTCGATCGGCTGGCGCCCGTGCTCCCTGTACCCGCAATAGTTGACCAGATAGATACAGTCGCGCATCAGCCAACGACCTACGAAGGCATATTTGTTGGCGCGCAGCCCGGTCAACGGGAGGTGTACAACACGACAAACCTGTTGCCCCATCAACCTGCGGCCTTCCGAAACATCGTGTGGAACACTGAGTTCAGCAAACCCTACACCCAGTTCCTGAATGAGTTCTGGCCCGCCCATCAGCACAAATACGAACAAATGAGCAAAGCGTCCCTAGTGGCGAGTGCCTTGGGGCAATTTGAGAACGATAGTTTGAACGCCCGTGATACCGATTTGGTGATGCGCGCCGCCGGCCTGCCGTCGAACACGACTTGGAAGAACCTGAAGCTGGACGATCTGGGCCCCGCCGCCACCAAGGATCCCGACGTGCAGGTAGGCTTGTTGAGCATCAATAGCTTCAAGTCTGTGAGCTTGCTGACTATCACTGACAAGAAAACCAGCTTCGATACGAACGGTAAGCCGATCAACCGTACACTGCTTTACATACCCGGAAACTCCTCGCCGATTCATGGGTTCGACAGCCCGTCACAGATGAAAACCTGGTTGGCGGAACAGGCGGCGGACCCGGTCAAACGTGAAGCCTTATCGATGCACTTCTCCCAGCGCGATCAGGCTGATCGCTTTTTCTCTGAAGGGGTCAATCAAACGCTGGTAGGGATCGGCGGCTGGTCGAAAAAGGATGCACCCGATGCCAGCGTTCTGGAACGCCTGAATGAATTCGACCCAGAGCAGTTCATTAAAGTTGAACCGCTGGCTGGGGACCCCTTCATCGAAATGACCCAAAGGCAGAAAAAACGCTCATACGACGATGCCGAGACCGAAATAACCACGGATGGCGACGTCACCAAAGCCACTATCCTGGAAGTGTTGGAGACCACCACAAAAATCGCGTTGATGATGACGCCCCTGGCCGCCGTCATGCCCGAAGTGGCAGTGGGGTTGGAGGTGTTTTATCTCACAGCCGGGGCGGCGGAAGCCGGGATTGGTGCAGACGACCTCAAGCATGGCAAGCCCGGTGGCGCAGACCATATTGTATTCGGTGTACTGAATGCGGCCCCCGTCATCGCCGGTGGCGCGAGCAAACTGATAAAGGCCGAGCAGGGGGCGACCCATCTGGTCGGCGATAGCATCGAGGCTTCCGTCAAAGAGCCAGTGGTGCCAGACGTCGAGACGCCAGAGAAGCCCATCGTCGTTGAGCCCCCCGTTAATCGACTCAGGCCGATACAGGCAGCTAACATCAGTCAGCACGCAGTGCCGAACGGCGAGCAACTGATCGAAGGGGCAACTCGCAATTCAAAAGGTATCTATCAAGTCAAAGCCGCTGATGGCACGGACCAATGGCTCATCCGTTACACCGATGCCACCGGCGTTCCCAAGGTGTATGAGATCAAAGGTGATTTCAAACTGAGCAATGATTATGTACAGATCATTGATCGTTCGACGCGCAAGCCAGTGATGACCGTGCATTCCACACTGGACGGCGAATGGGCCCGAGAAATTGGCCCAGGTGGCGCGCGCAAGTGGCCGTGGCAGCGTACGCCATCGCCGACCCCGAGTAACGAGTTGAAGATACCGCCCAAGTTTTCCGATCAATTCGTCACAGTCGAAGGTTCGAAAATCCAGGGTGCCGAACCTTTTGACAAGTACTTTAATTTCGACACAAAAACAGACTATGTTTTGTCCACGACTAACTACGAAGAACAGGGTGCGATCAAGCAGAGCCTCAACGTTTCATGGACACAGGAAGAGGAAAACTTTGCAGTTCTGGCGGGCGAAAAAGCTACGCCTTATGAAGGTGGAAGTGACTACTATGATGGCTTTGTAAAAGATTCCAATCGAAGTAATTACAGCATCCGAACGACGACACCTACTGGGAGTACGGAACACACGTTGAGTAGCACAGGGCGCAGTTCCGCCGAGGAAATACAAGCTGACAAGATCAAACAATTCGAACAACTTATTCCAGATCCAGAATTGCGTGCACGTATTTCCGAAGTGGCTCACCAGGGATCCATGGGACCAGCCATGGAGCCATTTTTTGCACATAAAACAGCCTCTGGCGAATTCGAAAACCGCCTATTAACTGATAACGTAGTTATCAGTAATCGTGACCATGTGCACTTTCACATCGACTACGACCCCTCCAAAAATGTCACCCACGTGACGGCTTCCGGGAACTATCGTCTCATGCACACAGAAGAGGGCGCGTTGGACAACATAAACGTCCAGGCCAGGCGCACCTTTACTATTCACCACACCCCCTCGGCGGGCAGCCGCTACACGATCGACAAAAATGCGCCGACCCATTTCGAAATATCGGTTAAAACACCTTAA
- a CDS encoding SIMPL domain-containing protein (The SIMPL domain is named for its presence in mouse protein SIMPL (signalling molecule that associates with mouse pelle-like kinase). Bacterial member BP26, from Brucella, was shown to assemble into a channel-like structure, while YggE from E. coli has been associated with resistance to oxidative stress.) has translation MSRFTRSAAAITLSMGTLVSLPALAADALNYNQISLRAEVSQEVARDKMIVTLYTESQNSDPAKLAAEITTTLNKALGQAREVKGVTLRQGSRNSYPIYDNKNQKITGWRERAELRLESADFPALSKLTGELLNTLKMENMDFAIADATRKSSEDALLKDAVAAFKARAQLATDALGGKGYKIVNLNFNTNGYPMPYARGGMMMKAAMADSAPTPEVEAGTSQVSMSADGVIEVLQ, from the coding sequence ATGTCTCGTTTCACTCGCAGTGCAGCCGCCATCACCCTCAGCATGGGCACCCTGGTCAGCCTGCCAGCACTGGCCGCTGACGCACTGAACTACAACCAGATTTCCCTGCGCGCCGAGGTCAGCCAGGAGGTGGCCCGCGACAAGATGATCGTGACGCTGTACACCGAATCCCAGAACAGCGACCCGGCCAAACTCGCCGCCGAAATCACCACTACCCTGAACAAGGCGCTGGGCCAGGCCCGCGAAGTCAAAGGCGTGACCCTGCGCCAGGGCAGCCGCAACAGCTACCCGATCTACGACAACAAGAACCAGAAGATCACCGGTTGGCGCGAGCGTGCCGAACTGCGCCTGGAAAGCGCGGACTTCCCGGCACTGTCCAAGCTCACCGGCGAACTGCTGAACACCCTGAAAATGGAAAACATGGACTTCGCCATCGCCGACGCCACGCGCAAGTCCAGCGAAGATGCACTGCTCAAGGACGCGGTCGCTGCATTTAAAGCACGCGCGCAACTGGCCACCGATGCGTTGGGCGGCAAGGGCTACAAGATCGTCAACCTGAACTTCAACACCAATGGCTACCCGATGCCTTACGCCCGTGGCGGGATGATGATGAAAGCCGCGATGGCCGATTCCGCACCCACGCCTGAGGTGGAAGCCGGCACCAGCCAGGTCAGCATGAGTGCTGATGGGGTGATTGAAGTACTGCAATAA
- a CDS encoding ATP-binding protein, whose product MLAAVKLTSATRQNLWRLTFIRTLVLAAQAGSVGLAYWFDLLPLPWLQLGVTLGFSIVLCVFTAIRLRTTWPVTELEYALQLACDLFIHSVLLYFSGGSTNPFVSYYLVPLTIAAVTLPWRYSVVLSGIALTLYTLLLARFYPLQTFPIARENLQIYGMWLSFALSAAVITFFAARMAEELRRQEELRAIRREEGLRDQQLLAVATQAAGAAHELGTPLATMSVLLNEMTQDHHDPALQEDLGVLREQVKQCKQTLQQLVRAAEANRRLAVEMQDVTQWLDEALNRWHLMRPEASYRFHLLGQGTVPRMAPPPDLTQALLNLLNNAADACPEGLGVQLDWDAEDVTISIRDHGAGVPLAIAEQIGKPFFTTKGKGFGLGLFLSKASVTRAGGSVKLYSHEEGGTLTELRLPRVARGDIDE is encoded by the coding sequence ATGCTCGCCGCCGTAAAACTGACTTCCGCCACTCGCCAGAACCTCTGGCGCCTGACGTTCATCCGTACCCTGGTCCTGGCCGCACAGGCCGGCTCCGTCGGGCTCGCCTATTGGTTCGACCTGTTGCCGCTGCCGTGGCTGCAACTGGGAGTGACCCTCGGCTTTTCCATTGTGCTCTGTGTGTTCACCGCCATCCGGTTGCGCACCACGTGGCCGGTGACCGAGTTGGAATACGCCCTGCAGTTGGCTTGCGACCTGTTTATCCACAGTGTGTTGCTGTATTTCTCTGGCGGTTCCACCAATCCGTTTGTTTCGTATTACCTGGTGCCATTGACCATCGCCGCCGTAACCCTGCCGTGGCGCTATTCGGTGGTGCTGTCTGGCATTGCCCTGACCCTGTACACCCTGCTGCTGGCGCGCTTCTACCCGCTGCAAACTTTCCCCATCGCCCGGGAAAACCTGCAGATCTACGGGATGTGGCTGAGCTTTGCCCTGTCGGCTGCGGTCATCACCTTCTTCGCCGCGCGCATGGCCGAGGAGCTGCGCCGCCAGGAAGAACTGCGCGCCATTCGCCGTGAAGAAGGCCTGCGCGATCAGCAGTTGCTCGCCGTCGCCACCCAGGCCGCCGGCGCCGCCCATGAACTGGGTACGCCGCTGGCCACCATGAGCGTGCTGCTCAACGAAATGACCCAGGACCATCACGACCCGGCGCTGCAGGAAGATCTCGGTGTGCTGCGCGAACAGGTCAAGCAGTGCAAGCAGACCTTGCAACAACTGGTACGTGCCGCCGAAGCCAATCGCCGCCTGGCAGTGGAGATGCAGGACGTGACCCAGTGGCTCGACGAAGCCCTGAACCGTTGGCACCTGATGCGCCCCGAAGCCAGCTACCGGTTTCATCTATTGGGGCAGGGCACCGTGCCACGCATGGCGCCGCCACCGGATTTGACCCAGGCGCTGCTCAACCTGTTGAACAACGCCGCTGACGCCTGCCCCGAAGGCTTGGGCGTACAGCTGGACTGGGATGCGGAAGACGTGACCATCAGCATTCGTGACCACGGCGCGGGCGTACCGTTGGCCATTGCCGAACAGATCGGCAAACCCTTCTTTACCACCAAGGGCAAAGGCTTCGGCCTGGGCCTGTTTTTGAGCAAGGCCAGCGTGACCCGCGCGGGCGGCTCAGTGAAGCTCTATAGTCATGAGGAAGGTGGCACGCTCACCGAGCTGCGCCTGCCCCGTGTCGCACGAGGAGATATCGATGAGTGA
- a CDS encoding response regulator transcription factor, with translation MSDEIQVEGEELPHLLLVDDDATFTRVMARAMSRRGFRVSTAGSAEEGFTIAQADLPDYAALDLKMDGDSGLVLLPKLLELDPEMRVVILTGYSSIATAVEAIKRGACNYLCKPADADDVLAALLSEHADLDTLVPENPMSVDRLQWEHIQRVLTEHEGNISATARALGMHRRTLQRKLQKRPVRR, from the coding sequence ATGAGTGACGAGATCCAAGTCGAAGGCGAAGAACTGCCGCACCTGTTGCTGGTAGATGACGACGCCACCTTTACCCGCGTGATGGCGCGCGCCATGAGCCGGCGCGGTTTCCGTGTCAGCACCGCTGGGTCGGCCGAGGAGGGCTTCACCATCGCCCAGGCTGACCTGCCGGACTACGCCGCGCTCGACCTGAAGATGGACGGCGACTCCGGCCTGGTGCTGCTGCCCAAGCTGCTGGAACTCGACCCGGAAATGCGCGTGGTGATCCTCACCGGTTACTCCAGCATCGCCACCGCCGTCGAGGCGATCAAGCGTGGTGCCTGCAACTACCTGTGCAAGCCGGCGGACGCCGATGACGTACTGGCCGCCTTGCTCTCCGAACATGCCGACCTCGACACCTTGGTGCCGGAAAACCCGATGTCGGTGGACCGCCTGCAGTGGGAGCACATCCAGCGTGTGCTGACCGAGCACGAAGGCAACATCTCCGCCACTGCCCGCGCCCTGGGCATGCACCGCCGTACCTTGCAGCGCAAGTTGCAGAAGCGCCCGGTACGCCGCTGA
- a CDS encoding ABC transporter ATP-binding protein/permease, which translates to MNQNAEYSAVNDAVRGQFLRRVWGLITPYWRSEEKAKAWLLLLVVLGLSLFSVAVSVWFNSWNRDFYNALENKDYDAFTHLLMYFSVIAVVSIVTGVFTSYLQQMLTIRWRRWLTETYFAQWLGHKNYYHLEYGGYTDNPDQRISEDLNAFTSSTLTLGLGFIANLVSLVSFSVILWGVSGSIEVWGITIPGYMFWAALVYAVVGSWLTHLIGRKLIGLSNRQQRFEADLRFSLVRVRENAESIALFNGEPNEHQQLSARFGRVWSNFWSIMQLKKRLNFFTSGYSQIAIIFPFVVAAPRYFSGKIELGVLMQVAQAFGSVQGSLSWFVDAYTLLASWRATCDRLLSFGQAMQDNETRTMGIGLQHQGGNLQVKDLSLDLADGRHLLQGADLTVAEGERLMLSGRSGSGKSTLLRAMGNLWPNGHGNIRLPAERYLFLPQKPYLPIGTLRAVLSYPQEDSVYPAERYAQVLETCRLPHLVGRLDEANHWQRMLSPGEQQRLAFARALLFAPQWLYMDEATSAMDEEDEATLYQALIDELPGLSIVSVGHRSSLKRFHGRHVRIEGGQLQEQPVS; encoded by the coding sequence ATGAATCAGAACGCTGAGTATTCCGCGGTCAACGACGCGGTGCGTGGGCAATTTTTACGGCGGGTGTGGGGGCTGATTACGCCTTATTGGCGCAGCGAAGAAAAGGCCAAGGCCTGGCTGCTGCTGTTGGTAGTGCTGGGGTTGTCGCTGTTCAGTGTCGCCGTGTCGGTGTGGTTCAACAGCTGGAACCGTGATTTCTACAACGCGCTGGAAAACAAGGACTACGACGCCTTTACGCACTTGCTGATGTACTTCAGCGTGATTGCGGTGGTGTCGATCGTGACCGGCGTGTTTACCTCCTACCTGCAACAGATGCTCACCATCCGCTGGCGCCGCTGGCTGACGGAAACCTATTTCGCCCAGTGGCTGGGCCATAAGAATTACTACCACCTGGAATACGGCGGCTACACCGACAACCCCGACCAGCGTATCTCCGAAGACCTCAACGCCTTTACCAGCAGCACCCTCACGCTGGGCTTGGGCTTTATCGCCAACCTGGTGAGCCTGGTGTCGTTCTCGGTGATCCTGTGGGGCGTGTCGGGCAGCATCGAAGTGTGGGGCATCACCATTCCCGGCTACATGTTCTGGGCCGCGTTGGTCTACGCGGTGGTTGGCAGTTGGTTAACCCACCTGATTGGGCGAAAACTGATCGGCTTGAGCAACCGCCAACAACGCTTTGAGGCTGACTTGCGTTTCAGCCTGGTGCGGGTACGGGAGAACGCGGAAAGCATCGCGCTGTTCAATGGCGAGCCTAACGAACATCAGCAATTGAGCGCGCGTTTCGGGCGAGTGTGGAGCAATTTCTGGAGCATCATGCAGCTCAAGAAGCGCCTGAACTTCTTTACCAGTGGTTATTCCCAGATTGCGATCATCTTTCCTTTTGTGGTCGCGGCACCTCGTTACTTTTCCGGAAAGATCGAACTGGGTGTGTTGATGCAGGTTGCCCAGGCGTTTGGCAGTGTGCAAGGCAGCCTGAGTTGGTTTGTCGATGCCTATACGCTGTTGGCCAGTTGGCGCGCCACCTGTGATCGTCTGTTGAGTTTCGGCCAGGCCATGCAGGACAACGAAACCCGCACCATGGGCATTGGCCTGCAGCATCAGGGCGGCAACTTGCAGGTCAAGGACCTGAGCCTGGACCTGGCCGACGGCCGCCATTTGCTGCAGGGTGCCGACCTGACCGTCGCCGAAGGTGAGCGCTTGATGCTCAGTGGTCGCTCGGGCAGTGGCAAATCGACCTTGTTGCGCGCGATGGGCAACCTATGGCCCAACGGCCATGGCAACATCCGCCTGCCAGCCGAGCGTTATCTGTTCCTGCCGCAAAAGCCTTACTTGCCGATCGGCACGTTAAGGGCGGTATTAAGTTATCCACAGGAGGACAGTGTTTACCCGGCAGAGCGTTATGCACAGGTCCTGGAAACCTGCCGCCTGCCGCACCTGGTCGGGCGGTTGGATGAAGCCAATCACTGGCAGCGCATGCTCTCGCCGGGCGAACAGCAACGCCTGGCCTTTGCCCGGGCGTTGCTGTTCGCGCCGCAATGGCTGTACATGGACGAAGCCACGTCGGCCATGGATGAAGAGGATGAAGCGACGCTGTATCAGGCGCTGATCGACGAGTTGCCGGGGTTGAGTATCGTCAGCGTCGGCCATCGCAGCAGCCTCAAGCGCTTCCATGGTCGGCATGTGCGGATCGAGGGCGGCCAATTGCAAGAGCAACCCGTGTCCTGA